A region from the Penaeus monodon isolate SGIC_2016 chromosome 17, NSTDA_Pmon_1, whole genome shotgun sequence genome encodes:
- the LOC119583208 gene encoding nose resistant to fluoxetine protein 6-like, which yields MYCATLCFHIRPIPPKGRPTCSLISGKILLYVVTLASAVIPAAVIYVNDFPPGSIIGGDENVDNSGYQKLVYYKPWCRMSAYVVGIWAGYIIFKQDSKKLHLSPMQVVSGWTVATFSALAALLGMWSYNQLSVEFDFDPVTQVLYGGLHRGVWCASLAWVVVACHCGYGGVVNDFLSHPTWQPLSRLTYSIYLVALPLQLLATFNLKALVYFSHVDKIIHALGAVFISIVAAVLLSLTAEAPILGLEKLIFRRPGREEGKPKPPSPKGNKGQDNLAFSSEMTEKVDVEEENVIMESVHNTGPEASTLREDAVTQF from the exons ATGTACTGTGCTACCCTGTGTTTCCATATACGGCCTATTCCACCAAAAG GAAGGCCGACATGTTCTCTTATTTCAGGAAAGATTCTTTTGTATGTGGTAACTTTAGCGTCAGCCGTAATCCCTGCTGCGGTTATCTATGTCAACGATTTCCCACCTGGATCGATAATAGGTGGTGATGA AAACGTTGACAACTCGGGTTACCAAAAACTCGTGTACTACAAGCCGTGGTGCCGCATGAGCGCCTACGTCGTAGGTATCTGGGCCGGCTACATCATCTTTAAACAGGACTCAAAGAAACTCCACCTCTCGCCT ATGCAAGTGGTATCGGGGTGGACAGTGGCCACATTCTCGGCTTTGGCAGCGCTGCTCGGCATGTGGAGTTACAACCAACTGTCAGTCGAGTTTGACTTCGACCCTGTGACCCAGGTCTTGTACGGCGGCCTCCACAGGGGCGTCTGGTGCGCATCCCTGGCTTGGGTCGTGGTGGCTTGTCACTGTGGGTACGGAG GTGTAGTGAACGACTTCCTGTCTCATCCCACGTGGCAGCCTCTCTCTCGCCTTACGTACAGCATCTACCTCGTCGCTCTCCCTCTGCAACTTCTGGCAACGTTCAACCTTAAGGCGCTCGTTTACTTCTCGCACGTAGACAAG ATCATCCACGCGTTGGGCGCCGTCTTCATCTCGATCGTGGCGGCCGTGTTGTTGTCCCTCACAGCCGAAGCTCCGATCCTGGGTCTGGAGAAACTCATTTTTAGAAGACCTG gtCGAGAGGAAGGCAAACCCAAACCACCTTCTCCAAAAGGCAATAAGGGTCAGGATAACCTCGCTTTCTCCAGCGAAATGACCGAGAAAGTCGACGTCGAGGAAGAAAATGTCATAATGGAGAGCGTGCATAACACTGGCCCTGAGGCATCGACCCTGAGAGAAGACGCAGTAACACAATTTTAG